A single region of the Drosophila takahashii strain IR98-3 E-12201 chromosome 2R, DtakHiC1v2, whole genome shotgun sequence genome encodes:
- the Cirl gene encoding latrophilin Cirl isoform X1, translating to MFPKSLSVLNTRCAHKQSCGVLAATSMFGDPCPGTHKYLEAHYQCISAAQTSTTTNRPSPPPWVLSNGPPIFGNGSGLIHPPGGGGGPPPPPRLPTLPGVVGISGNPGLFNVPPQHTAVTHSTPSSSTTSVGGGRLKGVASSTTTTKHPAGRHDGLPPPPQLHHHHNHHGEETAAPTKPSSKLPAVGNATAPSNTRILTGVGGSGTDDGTLLTTKSSPNRPPGTAASGAAVSGNGSVVRTINNINLNAAGMSGGDDESKLFCGPTHARNLFWNMTRVGDVNVQPCPGGAAGIAKWRCVLMKRMPDSVYDEYDDDPSSTTPSPGGGDCLHNSSSCEPPVSMAYKVNQRLRNFEPTWHPMTPDLTQCRSLWLNNLEMRVNQRDSSLISIANDMSEVTSSKTLYGGDMLVTTKIIQTVSEKMLHDKETFPDQRQREAMIMELLHCVVKTGSNLLDESQLSSWLDLNPEDQMRVATSLLTGLEYNAFLLADTIIRERSVVQKVKNILLSVRVLETKTIQSSVVFPDSDQWPLSSDRIELPRAALIDNSEGGLVRIVFAAFDRLESILKPSYDHFDLKSSRSYVRNTAILSNDSDAGAGEMQQRLRILNSKVISASLGKGRHIQLSQPITLTLKHLKTENVTNPTCVFWNYIDHAWSANGCSLESTNRTHSVCSCNHLTNFAILMDVVDEHQHSLFTMFDGNMRVFIYISIAICVVFIVIALLTLKLFNGVFVKSARTSIYTSIYLCLLAIELLFLLGIEQTETSIFCGFITIFLHCAILSGTAWFCYEAFHSYSTLTSDELLLEVDQTPKVNCYYLLSYGLSLSVVAISLVIDPSTYTQNDYCVLMEANALFYASFVVPVLIFFVAAIGYTFLSWIIMCRKSRTGLKTKEHTRLASVRFDIRCSFVFLLLLSAVWCSAYFYLRGAKMDEDSSDVYGYSFICFNTLLGLYIFVFHCIQNEKIRREYRKYVRQHAWLPKCLRCSKTSISSGIVAGNGPTAGTLCSVSTSKKPKLPLGVSEEVHDDPQQQQQGGIPVTEDAIMGASSDCELNEAQQRRTLKSGLMSGTLQAPPQTLGGHVVLERGSTLRSTGHASPTSSAGSTHLIFAHKQQQQQQQQGPLGESYYHQPDYYSWKQPPTGGAGGLKTPREYYNNAGAAASSPQQAHEVFYWTQKPNSGQHGKKKRGAGGVPASPSGSLHSRTAAASQVLFYPSYKKTKPGQAGGYPQYAEALDPPQAPGNAAAYYQQQQQLRRQQQHLQQQQQQLSSDEEQAEQHAHLLHLQRRAGGQQQLPAPPPHMAQYQQEFMQRQYRNKHSNCDLGMGDAYYNQGSVGGADGGPVYEEILSNRNSDAQHYEVGDFDVDEVYNNSVGTGVFNNMRAQVAAGGSRYGGGSLSGGSVSSRSQQQQLQKQQQQQQSLAQQRSARRCTADDDDDDDEDEEEDEEATAAEQLHDSVCDEDEDDESDLEDDAHGLPPQSDERMRRLMAMQDEDFKRRFQRQLRKHGAPIDYGALPPGTAPGAGPHPEHNGAVFGVSGGVGEGSMRGAFRQQQQQQQALNAKSPAGRLAVNELFGNAGPPLPPANQTPAQKRQQLQKLSPQSTTSSSSHTSHSNPNPHPHQLNHPHPHQHPPHHQQRHLSAMLDENNTVRCYLEPLAK from the exons ATGTTTCCCAAGTCACTCAGCGTACTAAACACAAG ATGTGCCCACAAGCAGAGCTGCGGTGTCCTGGCAGCCACGAGCATGTTCGGGGATCCCTGCCCAGGGACCCACAAATATCTGGAGGCGCATTACCAGTGCATTAGTGCTGCCCAAACGTCGACGACGACCAACAGGCCCAGTCCGCCGCCGTGGGTCCTCAGCAATGGTCCGCCAATCTTTGGCAACGGCAGTGGCCTAATCCATCCGcctggaggcggaggaggaccgccgccaccgccgcgaCTGCCCACGCTGCCCGGAGTGGTGGGAATTAGCGGGAATCCTGGACTGTTCAATGTGCCGCCCCAACACACGGCCGTCACCCACTCGACGCCTTCGAGCAGCACGACATCAGTGGGCGGCGGACGTCTGAAGGGCGTGGCCAGCTCCACGACGACCACCAAGCATCCGGCTGGTCGTCACGATGGACTGCCTCCGCCGCCGCAACTGCACCACCATCACAACCACCACGGCGAAGAGACCGCCGCACCCACCAAGCCGAGCAGTAAGCTTCCAGCAGTCGGCAATGCCACTGCTCCCTCCAATACCCGCATCCTGACGGGAGTGGGAGGATCCGGGACCGATGATGGAACCCTCTTGACCACCAAGAGCTCCCCCAACCGACCGCCCGGCACTGCGGCCAGTGGAGCCGCCGTCTCTGGGAACGGCAGTGTGGTCCGCACCATcaacaatattaatttaaatgcggCCGGAATGTCCGGCGGCGATGATGAGTCCAAGTTGTTCTGCGGCCCCACCCACGCGCGGAATCTCTTCTGGAACATGACCCGTGTGGGCGATGTGAATGTCCAGCCCTGTCCGGGCGGAGCAGCCGGCATAGCCAAGTGGCGTTGCGTGCTGATGAAGCGGATGCCCGACTCCGTTTACGATGAGTACGATGATGATCCCAGCTCCACAACCCCTTCGCCCGGCGGCGGAGACTGCCtgcacaacagcagcagctgcgaGCCGCCGGTGAGCATGGCCTACAAGGTGAACCAGCGATTGCGCAATTTTGAGCCTACCTGGCATCCCATGACTCCGGATCTGACGCAGTGCCGCAGCCTCTGGCTGAACAATCTGGAAATGCGGGTCAATCAGCGCGACTCCTCACTGATCTCCATTGCCAACGATATGTCCGAGGTCACCAGTAGCAAGACGCTCTACGGTGGCGACATGTTGGTCACCACCAAGATTATCCAAACGGTGTCCGAGAAGATGCTGCACGACAAGGAGACCTTCCCGGATCAGCGGCAGCGCGAGGCCATGATCATGGAGCTCTTGCATTGCGTGGTCAAAACGGGCTCCAATCTGCTGGACGAGTCGCAGCTGTCGTCGTGGTTGGATCTCAATCCAGAGGATCAAATGCGCGTGGCCACATCTCTGCTAACTGGCCTGGAGTACAATGCCTTCTTGCTGGCGGACACGATTATCAGGGAGCGCAGTGTGGTGCAGAaggtcaagaatatat taCTCTCCGTTCGAGTGCTGGAAACCAAGACCATCCAGTCCAGCGTTGTCTTCCCCGACTCGGATCAGTGGCCCCTGAGTTCCGACCGCATTGAGCTGCCCAGAGCTGCTCTGATCGACAATAGTGAGGGCGGTCTGGTGCGCATCGTCTTCGCCGCCTTCGATCGTCTGGAGTCCATCCTGAAACCCAGCTACGATCACTTCGATCTGAAGAGTTCTCGCAGCTACG TTCGCAATACAGCCATCCTGAGCAACGACAGCGATGCAGGTGCAGGAGAGATGCAGCAGCGGCTCCGCATCCTGAACAGCAAGGTGATCTCCGCCAGCTTGGGCAAGGGGCGGCACATACAGCTCTCCCAGCCCATAACCCTGACCCTGAAGCATCTGAAGACCGAGAATGTGACGAATCCCACCTGCGTGTTCTGGAATTATATTGACCA TGCCTGGTCTGCCAACGGCTGCAGCTTGGAGTCCACGAATCGCACGCACAGCGTCTGCAGCTGCAACCACCTGACCAACTTTGCCATACTCATGGACGTGGTGGACGAGCATCAGCACTCGCTGTTCACCATGTTCGATGGCAACATGCGAGTCTTTATCTACATCAGCATCGCCATCTGTGTGGTGTTCATTGTGATCGCCCTGCTGACGCTGAAGCTCTTCAACGGGGTCTTTGTGAAG TCCGCCCGCACCTCGATCTATACCAGCATTTACCTTTGCCTGCTGGCCATCGAGCTGCTCTTTCTACTGGGCATTGAACAGACCGAAACAAGCATTTTCTGCGGCTTCATAACCATTTTCCTCCACTGTGCCATCCTATCTGGCACTGCCTGGTTCTGCTATGAAG CCTTCCATTCGTACTCCACCCTTACCTCGGATGAGCTCCTGCTGGAGGTGGATCAGACGCCCAAGGTGAACTGCTATTACCTCTTGTCCTACGGATTGTCCTTGAGCGTGGTGGCCATCTCGTTGGTCATCGATCCCAGCACCTACACACAGAACGATTACTGCGTGCTGATGGAGGCGAATGCCCTGTTTTATGCCAGCTTTGTGGTACCGGTGCTCATCTTCTTTGTG GCTGCCATTGGCTATACGTTCCTTTCTTGGATCATCATGTGCCGCAAGAGTCGCACTGGTCTGAAGACCAAAGAGCATACTCGCCTGGCCAGCGTGCG TTTCGACATCCGCTGCTCCTTTGTGTTCCTCCTGCTGCTCAGCGCCGTTTGGTGCTCCGCCTATTTCTACTTGCGAGGTGCCAAAATGGACGAGGACTCGTCTGATGTATATGGCTATAGTTTCATTTGCTTCAACACTCTGCTGGGACTCTATATCTTCGTGTTCCACTGCATCCAGAACGAGAAGATCCGGCGGGAGTATCGCAAGTATGTGAGACAGCACGCCTGGTTGCCCAAATGCCTGCGCTGCTCCAAAACCTCCATTTCCTCGGGCATTGTGGCAGGTAATGGACCCACTGCAGGAACCCTCTGCAGCGTATCCACCTCCAAGAAACCTAAGCTGCCATTGGGAGTTAGCGAGGAGGTGCACGATGatccccagcagcaacagcaggggGGAATCCCTGTCACAGAAGATGCCATAATGGGAGCCAGCTCGGATTGTGAACTAAATGAAGCCCAGCAGAGGAGGACTCTGAAGAGCGGACTGATGTCGGGCACCCTGCAGGCGCCACCGCAGACACTTGGCGGCCATGTGGTGCTCGAAAGGGGAAGCACCCTGCGATCCACCGGCCACGCTTCACCCACCAGTTCTGCTGGATCCACGCACCTGATCTTCGCccacaagcaacaacagcagcagcagcaacaaggaCCTTTGGGCGAGTCGTACTACCACCAGCCGGACTACTACAGCTGGAAGCAGCCACCGACCGGAGGAGCCGGAGGATTGAAGACCCCGCGGGAGTACTACAATAATGCCGGGGCAGCTGCCTCCTCGCCGCAGCAGGCGCACGAGGTATTTTACTGGACACAGAAGCCGAACAGCGGGCAGCATGGCAAGAAGAAGAGGGGCGCCGGCGGGGTTCCCGCCTCGCCGAGTGGATCCCTGCACAGCCGCACGGCCGCCGCCTCCCAGGTGCTCTTCTATCCCTCGTACAAGAAGACCAAGCCCGGCCAGGCGGGCGGCTATCCGCAGTACGCGGAGGCGTTGGATCCACCACAGGCCCCAGGCAATGCGGCTGCctactaccagcagcagcagcagttgcgtcgtcagcagcaacatctccagcagcagcagcagcaactctcCTCGGATGAGGAGCAGGCCGAGCAACACGCTCACCTGTTGCACCTGCAACGACGTGctggtggccagcagcagctcccCGCTCCACCGCCGCACATGGCGCAGTACCAGCAGGAGTTCATGCAGCGCCAGTATAGAAATAAGCATTCCAACTGTGATCTTGGCATGGGCGATGCCTACTACAACCAGGGCAGCGTGGGCGGCGCGGACGGGGGGCCTGTGTACGAGGAGATCCTGAGCAACCGCAACTCGGATGCGCAGCACTACGAGGTGGGTGACTTCGATGTGGACGAGGTGTACAACAACAGCGTTGGCACCGGCGTCTTCAACAACATGCGAGCGCAGGTGGCCGCCGGCGGGAGTCGGTATGGCGGCGGTAGCCTCAGCGGCGGCAGCGTCTCGTCCAGgagccaacagcagcagctccagaagcagcagcagcaacaacagtcgCTGGCCCAGCAAAGATCGGCTCGACGCTGCACGGCagatgatgacgacgacgacgacgaggacgaggaggaggatgaggaggcaACGGCCGCGGAGCAATTGCACGACAGCGTCTgtgatgaggatgaggacgaCGAGAGCGACTTGGAGGACGATGCTCATGGATTGCCACCCCAGAGCGATGAGCGGATGCGTCGCCTGATGGCAATGCAGGACGAGGACTTTAAGCGGCGGTTTCA ACGTCAGCTGCGCAAACATGGAGCGCCCATTGACTACGGGGCCTTGCCGCCGGGAACGGCGCCAGGAGCAGGTCCGCACCCCGAGCACAACGGTGCGGTTTTTGGGGTTAGCGGCGGCGTTGGTGAGGGCTCCATGCGTGGCGCATTccggcaacagcagcagcagcagcaagcaCTGAATGCCAAGTCGCCAGCCGGTCGTCTTGCGGTGAACGAGCTGTTCGGCAACGCCGGACCACCGCTGCCGCCGGCCAATCAGACGCCCGCGCAGAAGCGTCAGCAGCTACAGAAACTGTCACCACAGTCCACCACATCATCGTCGTCGCATACATCACACAGCAACCCCAATCCGCATCCCCACCAGCTTAACCATCCGCATCCCCATCAGCATCCCCCGCACCACCAGCAGCGCCACCTGTCGGCCATGCTCGATGAGAACAACACGGTGCGGTGCTATCTGGAACCACTGGCCAAGTGA
- the Cirl gene encoding latrophilin Cirl isoform X3, which yields MLPTILSISCVHISLDPKFSKYQTAYACEGKKLTIECDPGDVINLIRANYGRFSITICNDHGNVEWSVNCMFPKSLSVLNTRCAHKQSCGVLAATSMFGDPCPGTHKYLEAHYQCISAAQTSTTTNRPSPPPWVLSNGPPIFGNGSGLIHPPGGGGGPPPPPRLPTLPGVVGISGNPGLFNVPPQHTAVTHSTPSSSTTSVGGGRLKGVASSTTTTKHPAGRHDGLPPPPQLHHHHNHHGEETAAPTKPSSKLPAVGNATAPSNTRILTGVGGSGTDDGTLLTTKSSPNRPPGTAASGAAVSGNGSVVRTINNINLNAAGMSGGDDESKLFCGPTHARNLFWNMTRVGDVNVQPCPGGAAGIAKWRCVLMKRMPDSVYDEYDDDPSSTTPSPGGGDCLHNSSSCEPPVSMAYKVNQRLRNFEPTWHPMTPDLTQCRSLWLNNLEMRVNQRDSSLISIANDMSEVTSSKTLYGGDMLVTTKIIQTVSEKMLHDKETFPDQRQREAMIMELLHCVVKTGSNLLDESQLSSWLDLNPEDQMRVATSLLTGLEYNAFLLADTIIRERSVVQKVKNILLSVRVLETKTIQSSVVFPDSDQWPLSSDRIELPRAALIDNSEGGLVRIVFAAFDRLESILKPSYDHFDLKSSRSYVRNTAILSNDSDAGAGEMQQRLRILNSKVISASLGKGRHIQLSQPITLTLKHLKTENVTNPTCVFWNYIDHAWSANGCSLESTNRTHSVCSCNHLTNFAILMDVVDEHQHSLFTMFDGNMRVFIYISIAICVVFIVIALLTLKLFNGVFVKSARTSIYTSIYLCLLAIELLFLLGIEQTETSIFCGFITIFLHCAILSGTAWFCYEAFHSYSTLTSDELLLEVDQTPKVNCYYLLSYGLSLSVVAISLVIDPSTYTQNDYCVLMEANALFYASFVVPVLIFFVAAIGYTFLSWIIMCRKSRTGLKTKEHTRLASVRFDIRCSFVFLLLLSAVWCSAYFYLRGAKMDEDSSDVYGYSFICFNTLLGLYIFVFHCIQNEKIRREYRKYVRQHAWLPKCLRCSKTSISSGIVAGNGPTAGTLCSVSTSKKPKLPLGVSEEVHDDPQQQQQGGIPVTEDAIMGASSDCELNEAQQRRTLKSGLMSGTLQAPPQTLGGHVVLERGSTLRSTGHASPTSSAGSTHLIFAHKQQQQQQQQGPLGESYYHQPDYYSWKQPPTGGAGGLKTPREYYNNAGAAASSPQQAHEVFYWTQKPNSGQHGKKKRGAGGVPASPSGSLHSRTAAASQVLFYPSYKKTKPGQAGGYPQYAEALDPPQAPGNAAAYYQQQQQLRRQQQHLQQQQQQLSSDEEQAEQHAHLLHLQRRAGGQQQLPAPPPHMAQYQQEFMQRQYRNKHSNCDLGMGDAYYNQGSVGGADGGPVYEEILSNRNSDAQHYEVGDFDVDEVYNNSVGTGVFNNMRAQVAAGGSRYGGGSLSGGSVSSRSQQQQLQKQQQQQQSLAQQRSARRCTADDDDDDDEDEEEDEEATAAEQLHDSVCDEDEDDESDLEDDAHGLPPQSDERMRRLMAMQDEDFKRRFQRQLRKHGAPIDYGALPPGTAPGAGPHPEHNGAVFGVSGGVGEGSMRGAFRQQQQQQQALNAKSPAGRLAVNELFGNAGPPLPPANQTPAQKRQQLQKLSPQSTTSSSSHTSHSNPNPHPHQLNHPHPHQHPPHHQQRHLSAMLDENNTVRCYLEPLAK from the exons ATGCTACCAACCATATTGTCTATATCCTGTGTGCATATATCATTAGATCCTAAGT TTTCCAAGTACCAAACCGCCTACGCCTGCGAAGGTAAGAAACTGACCATCGAGTGCGATCCCGGCGATGTGATCAACCTGATACGGGCCAACTATGGACGCTTCTCCATCACCATCTGCAATGACCATGGGAATGTCGAGTGGAGTGTCAACTGCATGTTTCCCAAGTCACTCAGCGTACTAAACACAAG ATGTGCCCACAAGCAGAGCTGCGGTGTCCTGGCAGCCACGAGCATGTTCGGGGATCCCTGCCCAGGGACCCACAAATATCTGGAGGCGCATTACCAGTGCATTAGTGCTGCCCAAACGTCGACGACGACCAACAGGCCCAGTCCGCCGCCGTGGGTCCTCAGCAATGGTCCGCCAATCTTTGGCAACGGCAGTGGCCTAATCCATCCGcctggaggcggaggaggaccgccgccaccgccgcgaCTGCCCACGCTGCCCGGAGTGGTGGGAATTAGCGGGAATCCTGGACTGTTCAATGTGCCGCCCCAACACACGGCCGTCACCCACTCGACGCCTTCGAGCAGCACGACATCAGTGGGCGGCGGACGTCTGAAGGGCGTGGCCAGCTCCACGACGACCACCAAGCATCCGGCTGGTCGTCACGATGGACTGCCTCCGCCGCCGCAACTGCACCACCATCACAACCACCACGGCGAAGAGACCGCCGCACCCACCAAGCCGAGCAGTAAGCTTCCAGCAGTCGGCAATGCCACTGCTCCCTCCAATACCCGCATCCTGACGGGAGTGGGAGGATCCGGGACCGATGATGGAACCCTCTTGACCACCAAGAGCTCCCCCAACCGACCGCCCGGCACTGCGGCCAGTGGAGCCGCCGTCTCTGGGAACGGCAGTGTGGTCCGCACCATcaacaatattaatttaaatgcggCCGGAATGTCCGGCGGCGATGATGAGTCCAAGTTGTTCTGCGGCCCCACCCACGCGCGGAATCTCTTCTGGAACATGACCCGTGTGGGCGATGTGAATGTCCAGCCCTGTCCGGGCGGAGCAGCCGGCATAGCCAAGTGGCGTTGCGTGCTGATGAAGCGGATGCCCGACTCCGTTTACGATGAGTACGATGATGATCCCAGCTCCACAACCCCTTCGCCCGGCGGCGGAGACTGCCtgcacaacagcagcagctgcgaGCCGCCGGTGAGCATGGCCTACAAGGTGAACCAGCGATTGCGCAATTTTGAGCCTACCTGGCATCCCATGACTCCGGATCTGACGCAGTGCCGCAGCCTCTGGCTGAACAATCTGGAAATGCGGGTCAATCAGCGCGACTCCTCACTGATCTCCATTGCCAACGATATGTCCGAGGTCACCAGTAGCAAGACGCTCTACGGTGGCGACATGTTGGTCACCACCAAGATTATCCAAACGGTGTCCGAGAAGATGCTGCACGACAAGGAGACCTTCCCGGATCAGCGGCAGCGCGAGGCCATGATCATGGAGCTCTTGCATTGCGTGGTCAAAACGGGCTCCAATCTGCTGGACGAGTCGCAGCTGTCGTCGTGGTTGGATCTCAATCCAGAGGATCAAATGCGCGTGGCCACATCTCTGCTAACTGGCCTGGAGTACAATGCCTTCTTGCTGGCGGACACGATTATCAGGGAGCGCAGTGTGGTGCAGAaggtcaagaatatat taCTCTCCGTTCGAGTGCTGGAAACCAAGACCATCCAGTCCAGCGTTGTCTTCCCCGACTCGGATCAGTGGCCCCTGAGTTCCGACCGCATTGAGCTGCCCAGAGCTGCTCTGATCGACAATAGTGAGGGCGGTCTGGTGCGCATCGTCTTCGCCGCCTTCGATCGTCTGGAGTCCATCCTGAAACCCAGCTACGATCACTTCGATCTGAAGAGTTCTCGCAGCTACG TTCGCAATACAGCCATCCTGAGCAACGACAGCGATGCAGGTGCAGGAGAGATGCAGCAGCGGCTCCGCATCCTGAACAGCAAGGTGATCTCCGCCAGCTTGGGCAAGGGGCGGCACATACAGCTCTCCCAGCCCATAACCCTGACCCTGAAGCATCTGAAGACCGAGAATGTGACGAATCCCACCTGCGTGTTCTGGAATTATATTGACCA TGCCTGGTCTGCCAACGGCTGCAGCTTGGAGTCCACGAATCGCACGCACAGCGTCTGCAGCTGCAACCACCTGACCAACTTTGCCATACTCATGGACGTGGTGGACGAGCATCAGCACTCGCTGTTCACCATGTTCGATGGCAACATGCGAGTCTTTATCTACATCAGCATCGCCATCTGTGTGGTGTTCATTGTGATCGCCCTGCTGACGCTGAAGCTCTTCAACGGGGTCTTTGTGAAG TCCGCCCGCACCTCGATCTATACCAGCATTTACCTTTGCCTGCTGGCCATCGAGCTGCTCTTTCTACTGGGCATTGAACAGACCGAAACAAGCATTTTCTGCGGCTTCATAACCATTTTCCTCCACTGTGCCATCCTATCTGGCACTGCCTGGTTCTGCTATGAAG CCTTCCATTCGTACTCCACCCTTACCTCGGATGAGCTCCTGCTGGAGGTGGATCAGACGCCCAAGGTGAACTGCTATTACCTCTTGTCCTACGGATTGTCCTTGAGCGTGGTGGCCATCTCGTTGGTCATCGATCCCAGCACCTACACACAGAACGATTACTGCGTGCTGATGGAGGCGAATGCCCTGTTTTATGCCAGCTTTGTGGTACCGGTGCTCATCTTCTTTGTG GCTGCCATTGGCTATACGTTCCTTTCTTGGATCATCATGTGCCGCAAGAGTCGCACTGGTCTGAAGACCAAAGAGCATACTCGCCTGGCCAGCGTGCG TTTCGACATCCGCTGCTCCTTTGTGTTCCTCCTGCTGCTCAGCGCCGTTTGGTGCTCCGCCTATTTCTACTTGCGAGGTGCCAAAATGGACGAGGACTCGTCTGATGTATATGGCTATAGTTTCATTTGCTTCAACACTCTGCTGGGACTCTATATCTTCGTGTTCCACTGCATCCAGAACGAGAAGATCCGGCGGGAGTATCGCAAGTATGTGAGACAGCACGCCTGGTTGCCCAAATGCCTGCGCTGCTCCAAAACCTCCATTTCCTCGGGCATTGTGGCAGGTAATGGACCCACTGCAGGAACCCTCTGCAGCGTATCCACCTCCAAGAAACCTAAGCTGCCATTGGGAGTTAGCGAGGAGGTGCACGATGatccccagcagcaacagcaggggGGAATCCCTGTCACAGAAGATGCCATAATGGGAGCCAGCTCGGATTGTGAACTAAATGAAGCCCAGCAGAGGAGGACTCTGAAGAGCGGACTGATGTCGGGCACCCTGCAGGCGCCACCGCAGACACTTGGCGGCCATGTGGTGCTCGAAAGGGGAAGCACCCTGCGATCCACCGGCCACGCTTCACCCACCAGTTCTGCTGGATCCACGCACCTGATCTTCGCccacaagcaacaacagcagcagcagcaacaaggaCCTTTGGGCGAGTCGTACTACCACCAGCCGGACTACTACAGCTGGAAGCAGCCACCGACCGGAGGAGCCGGAGGATTGAAGACCCCGCGGGAGTACTACAATAATGCCGGGGCAGCTGCCTCCTCGCCGCAGCAGGCGCACGAGGTATTTTACTGGACACAGAAGCCGAACAGCGGGCAGCATGGCAAGAAGAAGAGGGGCGCCGGCGGGGTTCCCGCCTCGCCGAGTGGATCCCTGCACAGCCGCACGGCCGCCGCCTCCCAGGTGCTCTTCTATCCCTCGTACAAGAAGACCAAGCCCGGCCAGGCGGGCGGCTATCCGCAGTACGCGGAGGCGTTGGATCCACCACAGGCCCCAGGCAATGCGGCTGCctactaccagcagcagcagcagttgcgtcgtcagcagcaacatctccagcagcagcagcagcaactctcCTCGGATGAGGAGCAGGCCGAGCAACACGCTCACCTGTTGCACCTGCAACGACGTGctggtggccagcagcagctcccCGCTCCACCGCCGCACATGGCGCAGTACCAGCAGGAGTTCATGCAGCGCCAGTATAGAAATAAGCATTCCAACTGTGATCTTGGCATGGGCGATGCCTACTACAACCAGGGCAGCGTGGGCGGCGCGGACGGGGGGCCTGTGTACGAGGAGATCCTGAGCAACCGCAACTCGGATGCGCAGCACTACGAGGTGGGTGACTTCGATGTGGACGAGGTGTACAACAACAGCGTTGGCACCGGCGTCTTCAACAACATGCGAGCGCAGGTGGCCGCCGGCGGGAGTCGGTATGGCGGCGGTAGCCTCAGCGGCGGCAGCGTCTCGTCCAGgagccaacagcagcagctccagaagcagcagcagcaacaacagtcgCTGGCCCAGCAAAGATCGGCTCGACGCTGCACGGCagatgatgacgacgacgacgacgaggacgaggaggaggatgaggaggcaACGGCCGCGGAGCAATTGCACGACAGCGTCTgtgatgaggatgaggacgaCGAGAGCGACTTGGAGGACGATGCTCATGGATTGCCACCCCAGAGCGATGAGCGGATGCGTCGCCTGATGGCAATGCAGGACGAGGACTTTAAGCGGCGGTTTCA ACGTCAGCTGCGCAAACATGGAGCGCCCATTGACTACGGGGCCTTGCCGCCGGGAACGGCGCCAGGAGCAGGTCCGCACCCCGAGCACAACGGTGCGGTTTTTGGGGTTAGCGGCGGCGTTGGTGAGGGCTCCATGCGTGGCGCATTccggcaacagcagcagcagcagcaagcaCTGAATGCCAAGTCGCCAGCCGGTCGTCTTGCGGTGAACGAGCTGTTCGGCAACGCCGGACCACCGCTGCCGCCGGCCAATCAGACGCCCGCGCAGAAGCGTCAGCAGCTACAGAAACTGTCACCACAGTCCACCACATCATCGTCGTCGCATACATCACACAGCAACCCCAATCCGCATCCCCACCAGCTTAACCATCCGCATCCCCATCAGCATCCCCCGCACCACCAGCAGCGCCACCTGTCGGCCATGCTCGATGAGAACAACACGGTGCGGTGCTATCTGGAACCACTGGCCAAGTGA